One part of the Quercus lobata isolate SW786 chromosome 7, ValleyOak3.0 Primary Assembly, whole genome shotgun sequence genome encodes these proteins:
- the LOC115951886 gene encoding uncharacterized protein LOC115951886, producing the protein MDLLIDSTIGSAMFSFMDGFSEYNQIRMAPKDAEKTAFRTPMGNFYYTVMPFGLKNAGATYQMTVIFHDMMHQELEDYVDDIVVKSKRREEHFHMLKRAFERCRAFKLRMNPLKCAFRVSSGKFLGFLVHSRGVDVDPAKATAIATMRPPITVPIHKKPLLLYLATNSYAIGALIAQEDGGGVEQLVYYISRALKDAETHYPRVERACLAIQPILSGRISQWLLQLSQYDLRMGTPKVMKSQAIANLLAQFQGEEEFPLDDEVPGEVAVAEEFGGVGVVLYHEEDKVVVLSFKLEFPCSNNTAKYETYLTGLAMDLKMGVKHLRVLGDSNLVVCQAKGSFSLKEPSLTSYRAMAQRMEEKFSTFELEHAPRNENRFADALAALGSQIIFKGDSTGIEVSKREESIIEVLKERFWEEQGERDWRIPIREVLIKGKDAAELKILKNYALVREELYPRMLGGVLSKCMGQEEA; encoded by the exons ATGGATTTACTAATAGATTCTACGATAGGAAGCGCCATGTTTTCGTTCATGGATGGGTTCAGCGAATACAATCAGATCAGGATGGCACCAAAGGACGCAGAGAAAACTGCTTTCAGAACACCTATGGGCAATTTCTACTACACTGTGATGCCCTTCGGGTTAAAAAATGCAGGCGCAACTTATCAAATGACGGTCATATTTCACGACATGATGCACCAGGAACTAGAggactatgtggatgacatagtgGTTAAATCAAAGAGGAGGGAAGAACATTTCCACATGTTGAAAAGGGCATTCGAAAGATGCAGAGCCTTTAAGCTAAGGATGAACCCCCTCAAGTGCGCATTTAGGGTGTCCTCTGGGAAATTCTTGGGTTTCCTGGTTCACAGCAGAGGGGTAGATGTGGACCCGGCCAAAGCCACGGCTATAGCAACTATGAGACCTCCGATCACG GTCCCTATTCACAAAAAACCATTGCTACTTTACTTGGCCACCAACTCGTATGCCATTGGTGCACTAATCGCCCAGGAGGATGGAGGTGGCGTTGAGCAGCTAGTGTACTACATTAGCCGTGCCTTAAAAGATGCAGAAACTCATTATCCAAGGGTGGAGAGAGCATGCCTGGCCATT CAACCGATCCTCTCTGGTAGAATATCCCAGTGGTTGTTACAATTGTCACAGTACGACTTGAGAATGGGGACACCTAAGGTGATGAAAAGTCAGGCTATAGCGAATCTATTGGCACAGTTTCAGGGAGAGGAAGAATTCCCGCTGGATGATGAAGTTCCAGGGGAAGTAGCCGTGGCGGAAGAG TTTGGAGGGGTGGGAGTAGTCTTGTATCATGAAGAAGACAAGGTAGTGGTACTATCGTTCAAGTTGGAATTCCCATGTTCAAACAACACGGCGAAATACGAAACCTACCTAACTGGGTTAGCCATGGATCTCAAAATGGGAGTCAAACATTTGAGAGTATTGGGAGATTCAAACCTGGTTGTCTGCCAGGCCAAGGGAAGCTTTTCCTTAAAAGAGCCCAGCCTAACCTCATACAGAGCGATGGCCCAGAGGATGGAAGAAAAATTCTCAACCTTCGAGCTAGAGCATGCTCCAAGAAACGAAAATCGGTTTGCGGACGCATTAGCCGCACTGGGGTCGCAAATAATTTTCAAAGGGGATAGCACTGGGATAGAAGTCAGCAAAAGGGAAGAATCTATAATTGAGGTGTTGAAGGAAAGGTTCTGGGAGGAACAGGGCGAAAGGGATTGGCGAATCCCTATAAGGGAAGTCTTGATAAAGGGAAAAGATGCCGCagaattaaaaatactaaaaaactACGCCTTGGTGAGAGAGGAGTTGTACCCCAGGATGCTAGGTGGGGTCTTATCCAAATGCATGGGGCAGGAGGAGGCctag